The Gossypium hirsutum isolate 1008001.06 chromosome D02, Gossypium_hirsutum_v2.1, whole genome shotgun sequence region TGCAAAAGGCCTAGGGCATGGCTTTTAGGATGGGTTGAGAAATGTGGATCTTTCACCAGCTGGGAAAATTAAAATCATATCAACAATAAGGACACTTCAAATTATGAAAAAACACTATTACCAGGGCAATTGgataaaatacatgaaaacatAAGGTATTTGAGTTATCTATGAGTCAAAACAAAAGCAACTTTAGTAGGACCACGTCGAAAGTCATTCCATGGTAAGGAAACTATTGGAGAACTGAAACTTTTTAAGAGATAATATTTCCTCAGTACTTTTAGTTCTAGTCCAGTATCACCAGTTTGTTTGCTAATATTTTGCTTGGTGTAGCTAATTCGATGCATTATACATTGTATAAACACAGTGATTTAGAAACTATTCtgcaccaaaataaaaaatgtaaacaaatagTTACTTTAATTTCATTTGTACCAACAATGACAAAAGCACATGGAAAGACATTTCGTTTTCTCCCTTTCCTGATCATAAGTTCATGCTCAAGAACACGTAAACAAAGCAGGAGAGAGGAGGTGCATTAGAAGTTTGTTTACGAGCTAAAGACAATAACTTGACAAAAAATGACAAAAGCAATGGATATGCTGGATACAATTTACCTTTCAAGTGTGCTCTACCATGCACATGATAAACTAAACACAAGGCGATATTGTAAGTAGCCATCAAGTTCCTAGTACGAAATCCACCCAAATGGATGATCCTAGCAAGCTTTCTGAACTCCATTTGGGACTATGAAAAGAGACGGTGCAGAAGAAAGATACAAGAACTAAATCATCTCAAAGCAGCAAAAATTGACAGGTTTACAACAGTAACAGTAGAAGAGGAGGTGAGAGTTTCATTAAACAAGATAAACATAAAGGTATCGTGTATGACTTGAACTGCTCGTAGCTCAAAAGGTTATGATTACAGTATGATTGCAACTTATATGTTTATGAGGAAGGTTCCTCACCGGATTCTGACATATCTGGCTCTGGGAAACTGTTAGATACAGGGAGTTTCTTGCACATCAAGTGCTTACGTCTCTGTAATGTCAACAAGATAAAGATACTATCTGTCTGAATAACATTGTATCCTGCTTTTATGTACATGTTGAATGGAGCCTCATCAATCATTCTGCAATGCAAATAAATCTCTTTTGAAGAAGTCATTTGGGATATTAGCTCCTCACTTGCTTTGAGAAGATGCCAACCGATGCCTCTCCTAAATGATTCAAATGCAAACaccaacaatttaattaaattgaaaaaaaaagagagttttttttaaaaaaactgaaCAAGCTGTGCATagaaaatatgtttataattacAATTCATAAGAGCCATTAAAGTACAAAGGATTGGAGCAACAATTCAGTATAGCAAATACCATGCATGGAATTAGTCAGCCTCTTGATTCCATTCTCAAactagaaaattttgaatttgcaGATTAATAAGGATTCATGGAACCAAGAAAAATCAAGCATTGAGACTTTTAGAGCTATaacaataaaatcataaaaaaagggttaaatttaaaGAATCTAGTAGCTTGTCTATGAAATTTAAATTCCATCTATGTAAAATTCcatgacaaattaaatggaagAGATCTGAATTACCATTACAACATTATTCAATCAATATCATTCCCAGATTTagcaaattgtaaaatttgtattCTGTGCCTCGAATTCTTTTCCATTTTTAGAGCCAAAGAACAGGCCATTGTACAAAGATGTGAAAAAACTGACAAAGGAAAAACTCAACCTGCAATGAAAGCTTATTGACCACAAGAGTAACTTTTTACATAATGGCTTGAACATTACAAATACCACGTTGTCTTTCAATTGGTGGTTAACCTACCAATAATCTTTGACCCTACTATTGTGCAGCCACCATTATCCAAATGAACAACTCAacttggactaaattgaacacaATAACTAAGAGACTTAGGCATAATATGGTTTTAACATTACAAAACATCATGTCATAATTCCGTTCCAATAATATCCACCAAATAAAGAATAcagaaaactaaaacaaaagtAGAAGGAAAAACAAATGAAACCCTTTACCTTCTAAGCTCCTTTGTGACAGTCATGTTACAAATATATGGAGAATTCCTGGGAGGCGTAGGTGTAGGAGGAGAAGCGTTAGCACCCCTTTTGTCAAAGCAAACCTCCACTGTTCCAGCCAGTTCCTCACCTCTCTTCCCACCTTCCTCTCTATAGAACCCAACAAGAGTGACAGCGTGTGGCATCGAAGCTCTCCTCTCAATCAAATACTGTTTCACGAAGAACCTCAACAAAGCCTCGTATTGCAAGGACATGAGCATTGATTCAGCGAATGACAAAGCCAACAACCCGACAGTCATATCCATCTCCTCAATCCTCATGACCCGAACCCACAACGACCAAGATTCCAACTCTTGAAGATAAACGAAAGACTCCAAAGCTTTGAGCTTTTCAAGCTCTTCATTGGTTAAAACACGGCTTCCCCTATATGATTCATCGAGAAAGGAGTAGTATTGAGCTGGAGTGACGGAGTTGGtggaggaagaagaagggagACAACACTTGAAATTGTAACGATGGAGTTTGCAGACACAAAGGAGAGGGTTTCTAGATGAAAGGAAGGGTACCCTTTTTATGGGATTAAATTCGGTTTGTAAGCGTGGCTGTTGTTGAGGATCTAAGTAAGGAGACAGCTTAAGTGGTGGTGCTGCTGCTATTGCCATAGAAATTGTTTTAACTTATTTGAGATCAAAACCAGTTGATGATGAGACAAATTTGGGAAACATCATCGAATAATTTATCAAGGTAAAATCTGCTAACTGAATGTCTTCCTCTTTTCGTAGGTGGGAATTATCTTTATTTACGATTTTGAGGGTAAATCTGATAACTGAATGTCTTCCTCTTTTCGTTGGTGAGAATTGTCTTTATTTACGATTTTGTGAACTGGCGAAGTGACGGAAGAACACAAATAGATAACCAGTTTGATCGGTTGAGGGCAAACCAAATCCTACCATGTTTGTCTCAAGGCACGTGTTGTATTATTCCTCCAATGTGTACTATATATACCTTATCAGGGTCTGGTTCGGGTAAGATCGAAGTCAAAATGTATACTCGTTTTTTAAATTCGGTTTAAAAAAcgagtttaaaattttgttcaatctcaattcagataaataaatgttaatttcGAGCCCAACCTGGTCTGtagtaaattttttatataaaaataaatttaaaatatataatacatcaagtacatcaaaatattaaaatagatattttccaaaaacttgaaaatatattaaaaatataataacaaaatgacagaaaaataacatgaaaaaaaaaacattagtcAGGTTCAGGCTCAGCCCAAAAAAACTTACCCGAGGCTCGGTCCATTTAGAAAGCAGATCTTATTTTTTGTCTAaactcatttttcgagcctatatttattccaaaccctctcatttttcgGACGAGCCTTCAGGCCTAGACGGGTGGCCTGACCCATGATCAGGTTTAGTCGTAAACTATATCttcatttcttaaattttttaacattatttgattctat contains the following coding sequences:
- the LOC107909663 gene encoding uncharacterized protein, giving the protein MAIAAAPPLKLSPYLDPQQQPRLQTEFNPIKRVPFLSSRNPLLCVCKLHRYNFKCCLPSSSSTNSVTPAQYYSFLDESYRGSRVLTNEELEKLKALESFVYLQELESWSLWVRVMRIEEMDMTVGLLALSFAESMLMSLQYEALLRFFVKQYLIERRASMPHAVTLVGFYREEGGKRGEELAGTVEVCFDKRGANASPPTPTPPRNSPYICNMTVTKELRRRGIGWHLLKASEELISQMTSSKEIYLHCRMIDEAPFNMYIKAGYNVIQTDSIFILLTLQRRKHLMCKKLPVSNSFPEPDMSESAGERSTFLNPS